In Marivivens aquimaris, one genomic interval encodes:
- the pncA gene encoding bifunctional nicotinamidase/pyrazinamidase, translating into MHSDNHALLVIDVQNDFCPRGALAVPGGDEIVAPINALMDDYKTVVVTQDWHPTGHKSFASSHEGKVPMEMIDMPYGPQVLWPDHCVQNTKGADLHAVLRDGGNIIIRKGTNPEIDSYSAFFENDHETPTGLHGYLKEKGIDTLTIVGLATDFCVNYSAIDAANLGYKVTVSLDHCRAIDFDGSLSAAIDAMKGAGVTVE; encoded by the coding sequence ATGCACAGTGACAACCACGCCCTCCTCGTCATCGACGTCCAGAACGACTTCTGCCCCAGAGGCGCGCTTGCCGTTCCCGGTGGGGACGAAATCGTCGCCCCGATCAACGCGCTGATGGACGACTACAAGACCGTCGTCGTCACGCAGGACTGGCACCCCACGGGCCACAAGTCCTTTGCCTCCAGCCATGAGGGCAAAGTCCCGATGGAGATGATCGATATGCCCTACGGCCCGCAGGTCCTCTGGCCTGATCACTGCGTCCAGAACACCAAGGGCGCGGACCTCCACGCCGTGCTCCGCGACGGTGGCAACATCATCATCCGCAAGGGCACCAACCCCGAGATCGACAGCTACTCCGCCTTCTTTGAAAACGACCACGAGACGCCCACGGGCCTCCACGGCTACCTCAAGGAAAAGGGCATCGACACGCTCACCATTGTCGGCCTCGCCACCGATTTCTGCGTGAACTACTCCGCCATCGACGCCGCCAACCTCGGCTACAAAGTCACCGTGTCCTTGGACCACTGCCGCGCCATCGACTTCGACGGCTCCCTCTCCGCCGCCATCGACGCCATGAAAGGCGCAGGCGTCACGGTGGAGTGA
- the trhO gene encoding oxygen-dependent tRNA uridine(34) hydroxylase TrhO, giving the protein MYTVAALYHFTPFADPSALREPLLDLCKANGVTGTLLLAREGINGTIAGPRGGIDNVLAHIRALPGCSDLEWKESTAAEQPFGKMKVRLKKEIVTMGVTDVDPRAAVGHYVEPEDWNELISADDVVVIDTRNDYEYAIGTFKNAIDPQTKTFREFPQWWEDNKERFHNKRIAMFCTGGIRCEKSTNFVKQQGIDEVYHLKGGILKYLENVPQDESMWDGECFVFDGRVSVGHGLVEGPHELCHACRRAILPEDKARKEFEAGVSCHHCIEETSDADKARFRERQKQINLAKERGEKHLGAD; this is encoded by the coding sequence ATGTATACAGTCGCAGCCCTTTACCACTTCACGCCGTTTGCCGACCCGTCGGCCCTGCGGGAGCCGCTGCTTGACCTATGCAAGGCCAATGGCGTCACAGGCACCCTTCTTCTGGCCCGCGAAGGCATCAACGGCACGATTGCCGGCCCGCGCGGCGGGATCGACAACGTGCTCGCGCATATCCGCGCGCTGCCGGGTTGTAGCGATCTGGAGTGGAAGGAAAGCACTGCGGCAGAGCAGCCCTTCGGCAAGATGAAGGTGCGCCTGAAGAAAGAGATCGTCACCATGGGCGTGACCGATGTCGATCCGCGCGCTGCCGTCGGTCACTACGTCGAACCTGAAGACTGGAACGAACTGATCTCGGCTGACGATGTTGTCGTGATCGACACCCGTAACGACTACGAATACGCGATCGGGACGTTCAAGAACGCCATCGACCCGCAGACCAAGACATTCCGCGAATTCCCGCAGTGGTGGGAAGACAACAAGGAGCGCTTCCACAACAAGCGCATCGCCATGTTCTGCACGGGCGGTATCCGCTGCGAGAAGTCGACGAACTTCGTCAAGCAGCAGGGCATCGACGAGGTGTACCACCTCAAGGGCGGCATCCTGAAGTACCTCGAAAACGTGCCGCAGGACGAAAGCATGTGGGACGGCGAGTGCTTCGTGTTCGATGGCCGCGTGTCGGTCGGTCACGGGCTGGTCGAAGGCCCGCACGAGCTTTGCCACGCGTGCCGCCGCGCTATCCTCCCGGAGGACAAAGCGCGCAAGGAATTCGAAGCAGGCGTGTCCTGCCATCATTGCATTGAAGAGACCTCGGACGCCGACAAGGCGCGTTTCCGCGAGCGTCAGAAACAGATCAACCTCGCGAAAGAACGCGGGGAGAAACACCTCGGAGCAGACTAA
- the mepA gene encoding penicillin-insensitive murein endopeptidase, whose amino-acid sequence MGYKFGLIALALTALVACKSENGAPPTRAAVSTQTIDDPRVAKQVFGHIDAPNAGASQAIGSYARGCSSGAVELAENGPTWQAMRLSRNRNWGQPELVDFVQDLSAYAATLPGWEGLYVGDMSQPRGGPMLTGHASHQIGLDADIWLRAPDRLNLTVTERENISSTRMDRTSGAYTNDSWTPQHEALLRRAASDPRVARIFIFPGAKVEMCKNATGDRSWLNKIRPWWGHNYHFHVRLNCQPGDPSCVPQDPPPAGDGCADAQVWVDNILNPPPPTSGGGGGTPSGPLLMEQLPATCQAVAAN is encoded by the coding sequence ATGGGGTACAAGTTTGGATTGATTGCACTGGCGCTGACGGCGCTTGTTGCATGTAAGTCGGAGAACGGCGCGCCGCCGACGCGCGCCGCTGTTTCTACACAGACGATCGACGACCCGCGCGTCGCAAAGCAGGTGTTCGGCCACATCGACGCGCCTAACGCAGGCGCGTCGCAGGCCATCGGCTCCTATGCGCGCGGCTGTTCCAGCGGCGCTGTCGAGCTGGCTGAAAACGGCCCGACGTGGCAGGCGATGCGCCTCAGCCGCAACCGCAATTGGGGTCAACCGGAGCTTGTCGACTTCGTGCAGGACCTCAGCGCCTATGCCGCGACCCTGCCGGGGTGGGAAGGGCTCTATGTCGGTGACATGAGCCAGCCGCGCGGTGGTCCGATGCTGACGGGTCACGCGAGCCACCAGATCGGCCTCGATGCTGATATCTGGCTGCGCGCACCTGATCGCCTGAACCTGACCGTCACCGAGCGCGAAAACATCTCCTCCACCCGTATGGACCGCACCAGCGGCGCCTACACCAACGACAGTTGGACCCCGCAACACGAGGCGCTTCTGCGCCGCGCTGCTTCCGATCCCCGAGTGGCCCGCATCTTCATCTTCCCTGGTGCGAAGGTAGAGATGTGCAAAAACGCGACGGGAGACCGCTCGTGGCTCAACAAAATCCGTCCGTGGTGGGGTCACAACTATCACTTCCACGTCCGCCTGAATTGCCAGCCGGGTGATCCGAGCTGCGTCCCGCAGGATCCGCCGCCCGCAGGTGACGGTTGCGCCGATGCGCAGGTCTGGGTGGACAACATCCTGAACCCGCCGCCCCCGACCAGCGGCGGCGGTGGCGGCACCCCGAGTGGCCCGCTTCTGATGGAGCAGCTTCCCGCCACCTGTCAGGCTGTAGCTGCGAATTAA
- a CDS encoding MrcB family domain-containing protein translates to MTPFADMLVRWALDYPARRTEPFKGNDFAHWIRHDLAIAARDLISRRDQPLRIKASAGIGQWASIPWLGFFDLRATLSARDGVYVVYLLAPELGTITLSLVHGTETLYRLHGPTEGRRMLRERSAAIAASIPQFHARFSTAPITLGSPADTPLNYEAGHAMGRTYTLSDLATADLKGDLNALLDAYNAFILLEKQGSTASTRAELR, encoded by the coding sequence GTGACCCCTTTCGCCGACATGCTGGTCCGCTGGGCGCTCGACTATCCCGCGCGGCGGACCGAACCGTTCAAGGGCAACGATTTCGCCCACTGGATCAGGCACGATCTGGCGATTGCCGCCCGCGACCTGATTTCGCGCCGCGACCAGCCGCTCAGGATCAAGGCCAGCGCCGGGATCGGCCAATGGGCGTCGATCCCGTGGCTCGGTTTCTTCGACCTACGCGCTACGCTTTCCGCCCGCGATGGCGTCTACGTCGTCTACCTCCTCGCGCCCGAGCTTGGCACGATCACCCTCTCGCTCGTTCACGGCACCGAAACGCTCTACCGCCTGCATGGCCCGACCGAAGGGCGACGGATGCTCCGCGAACGTTCCGCCGCTATCGCCGCCAGCATCCCGCAATTCCACGCTCGTTTCAGCACTGCGCCGATCACCCTCGGATCGCCCGCCGATACGCCCCTGAACTACGAAGCAGGTCACGCGATGGGCCGGACCTACACGCTTTCCGATCTCGCCACGGCCGATCTGAAAGGCGACCTGAACGCGCTCCTCGATGCCTACAACGCATTCATCCTGCTTGAAAAACAGGGCAGTACAGCGTCTACTCGCGCGGAACTGCGCTGA
- a CDS encoding lytic transglycosylase domain-containing protein has product MLSRRAMILMTLSSVAACGRRPSEPDLYPGETAHMRTLINYWADEYEVPRSLFHRVIQRESDYRAFARNGPYYGLMQILPETARTMGHRGPADELLDPNVNLQYAGKYLRGAWLVSRGNQDKAVMWYARGYYYEAKRLGLLYETGLRT; this is encoded by the coding sequence ATGCTGTCGCGCCGCGCGATGATCCTGATGACGCTTTCTTCGGTCGCCGCTTGTGGTCGCCGACCCAGCGAGCCCGACCTCTACCCCGGTGAGACCGCACACATGCGCACGCTCATCAACTACTGGGCCGACGAATATGAGGTGCCCCGTTCTCTGTTCCACCGCGTTATCCAGCGCGAGAGCGACTACCGCGCCTTTGCCCGAAACGGCCCCTATTACGGCCTGATGCAGATCCTGCCAGAGACCGCGCGCACGATGGGCCATCGCGGTCCTGCCGACGAACTGCTCGATCCGAACGTCAATCTGCAATACGCGGGCAAATATTTGCGCGGCGCGTGGCTGGTGTCTCGCGGCAATCAGGACAAGGCGGTGATGTGGTACGCGCGCGGCTATTACTACGAGGCCAAGCGGCTCGGTCTACTCTATGAAACCGGCCTACGCACCTAG
- the arfB gene encoding alternative ribosome rescue aminoacyl-tRNA hydrolase ArfB, producing the protein MLKVNDQITIQDWELTEQFVRSSGPGGQNVNKVSTAVELRFEAERSPSLPDPVKRRLKRIAGSKWTQDGALILFVQDTRSQPRNREIARERLAEMILKATHVPKRRIATKPTKGSVRRRLDEKKKRGEVKALRGKVE; encoded by the coding sequence ATGTTAAAAGTGAATGACCAGATCACCATTCAGGACTGGGAACTGACCGAGCAATTCGTCCGCTCGTCCGGCCCCGGCGGTCAGAATGTGAACAAAGTCTCAACGGCTGTCGAACTACGCTTCGAGGCCGAACGCAGCCCCTCGCTCCCCGATCCGGTCAAGCGCCGCCTGAAGCGCATCGCGGGCAGCAAGTGGACGCAGGACGGCGCGCTGATCCTGTTCGTGCAAGACACCCGCAGCCAGCCCCGCAACCGAGAGATCGCCCGCGAACGGCTCGCCGAAATGATCCTCAAAGCCACCCACGTCCCCAAACGCCGCATCGCCACCAAACCTACCAAGGGATCGGTACGCAGACGTCTGGACGAGAAGAAGAAGCGTGGGGAGGTTAAGGCGCTCAGGGGGAAGGTGGAGTAG
- a CDS encoding AbrB family transcriptional regulator, with the protein MNFDMLRRQGLALGLGVIAGYAAYRIGMPLPWMLGPMLINTLAAMLKMPIAAPTKLRPYVIPVIGVMLGASVSAEIIARLPEWFTTLVIMIPFLASAAVVSLFVYMKVGKYDFITAYFSAMPGGLVDMLTLGTAYGGKENKIALAHASRILVVISFVGMYYGLVLGVTAGGSGGRPWIAVGSLDISDWLILGGCAVLGVPFGKLLRLPAAGMLGPMLLSAAAHVPHWVEIAPPTILVVAAQIVLGTIIGSRFIGVALGEMVKDVGLGVVACTGMLAVGVIYASITAAITGVPVSAVFLAYSPGGLTEMSLLALSMGQEVAYVSVMHILRILLIIMSAPAVFKRIGVKPA; encoded by the coding sequence ATGAATTTCGATATGTTGCGTCGTCAGGGACTGGCACTCGGTTTGGGGGTCATCGCAGGCTACGCAGCATATCGGATCGGAATGCCGCTTCCGTGGATGCTCGGCCCGATGCTGATCAATACGCTGGCGGCGATGCTCAAGATGCCAATTGCGGCACCGACCAAGCTCCGCCCCTATGTGATCCCTGTGATCGGCGTGATGCTGGGTGCCTCCGTCAGTGCGGAGATTATCGCCCGCCTTCCCGAATGGTTCACGACGCTGGTCATCATGATCCCGTTCCTTGCGAGCGCGGCTGTCGTGTCGCTGTTCGTCTACATGAAGGTTGGCAAGTACGACTTCATCACCGCGTATTTCTCGGCCATGCCGGGGGGCCTTGTGGACATGCTGACGCTGGGCACGGCCTACGGCGGCAAGGAAAACAAGATCGCGCTTGCGCACGCGTCCCGCATCCTCGTCGTGATTTCATTCGTGGGCATGTACTACGGACTGGTGCTGGGCGTGACCGCCGGAGGATCGGGCGGACGTCCATGGATCGCGGTCGGGTCGCTGGATATCTCTGACTGGCTGATCCTCGGGGGCTGCGCGGTGCTCGGCGTGCCCTTCGGCAAGCTGCTGCGCCTGCCTGCGGCGGGAATGCTGGGGCCGATGCTGCTGTCCGCCGCCGCGCACGTCCCGCACTGGGTAGAGATCGCGCCGCCGACGATCCTCGTGGTGGCAGCGCAGATCGTGCTCGGGACTATCATCGGCAGCCGCTTTATCGGGGTCGCACTGGGCGAGATGGTGAAGGACGTCGGCCTCGGTGTCGTCGCCTGTACAGGGATGCTTGCCGTTGGTGTGATCTATGCGTCGATCACGGCGGCCATCACGGGCGTGCCCGTGTCGGCGGTGTTCCTCGCCTATTCGCCAGGCGGTTTGACTGAGATGTCGCTGCTCGCCCTGTCGATGGGCCAAGAGGTCGCCTACGTGTCCGTTATGCACATCCTGCGCATTCTGCTCATCATCATGAGCGCGCCCGCTGTGTTCAAACGGATCGGCGTCAAACCGGCCTAG
- a CDS encoding Hsp70 family protein, with product MARLGIDFGTSNTAAAVMAGGSPYVIPLEPGETTLPTAVFFDPDQAKPIYGHRAVAALIEGREGRFMRALKSVLGTQLMREKRLIGRERITLMEVVARFLAKVKAEAEAQTYQTFDTALSGRPVHFHSRDMERDAQAAVDLAECYAMAGFKDVEFLPEPEAAAIACGGVESGYGLVVDIGGGTSDFTVFQGAAGAIDVIASHGVRIGGTDFDRLLNIAHVMPLLGYGSELKNVFGNETNRAPNAIFHDLATWEKIPFQYSADVKRNVAKMAQVAVEPELWDRLQEVLEDELGHEIAFAVERGKIAANAGNGVIDLRVLESGLSVPLAPVDLYQGLGATVAEIVTAASTTIEKAGIGREDITKVVMVGGSSLLGVVAEGTKSLLPHAVIERSDPFTAVVNGLAIAAEGN from the coding sequence ATGGCACGTCTCGGAATCGATTTCGGAACATCGAATACGGCTGCCGCTGTGATGGCGGGCGGCTCCCCCTATGTGATCCCGCTGGAGCCGGGTGAAACGACGCTACCGACGGCGGTGTTTTTCGACCCTGATCAAGCCAAACCCATCTATGGCCACCGTGCCGTTGCCGCGCTGATCGAAGGGCGCGAGGGGCGGTTCATGCGGGCGCTCAAGAGCGTTCTGGGCACCCAGCTGATGCGCGAGAAACGTCTAATCGGGCGGGAGCGGATCACGCTGATGGAGGTCGTGGCGCGGTTTCTGGCCAAGGTGAAGGCCGAGGCGGAGGCGCAGACCTATCAGACGTTCGATACCGCGCTGTCGGGTCGGCCCGTGCATTTCCACTCGCGCGACATGGAGCGGGACGCGCAGGCAGCGGTCGATCTGGCCGAGTGTTATGCAATGGCGGGGTTCAAGGACGTGGAGTTCCTGCCCGAGCCCGAAGCTGCGGCGATTGCCTGCGGCGGGGTGGAGAGTGGCTACGGGCTGGTCGTGGATATCGGCGGCGGCACCTCGGACTTTACCGTGTTCCAAGGCGCTGCGGGGGCGATTGATGTGATCGCCAGCCACGGCGTGCGGATCGGCGGGACGGATTTCGACCGGCTGCTGAACATTGCGCATGTGATGCCGCTGCTGGGGTATGGCTCGGAGCTGAAGAACGTCTTCGGCAATGAGACCAACCGCGCGCCGAACGCGATTTTCCATGACCTTGCAACGTGGGAGAAGATCCCGTTCCAGTACTCCGCCGATGTGAAGCGCAACGTCGCGAAGATGGCTCAGGTCGCGGTGGAGCCCGAACTGTGGGACCGCTTGCAGGAGGTTTTGGAGGACGAACTGGGGCACGAGATCGCCTTTGCCGTCGAACGTGGGAAGATCGCTGCAAACGCCGGAAACGGGGTCATCGACCTGCGCGTGCTCGAGAGCGGGCTGTCGGTGCCGCTGGCCCCTGTGGACCTTTATCAGGGGCTTGGCGCGACCGTGGCGGAGATCGTGACGGCGGCCAGCACCACGATTGAAAAGGCGGGAATCGGGCGCGAGGACATCACCAAGGTCGTGATGGTCGGCGGCTCCAGTCTGCTCGGTGTTGTGGCGGAGGGTACGAAATCGCTGCTGCCGCACGCCGTTATAGAACGGAGCGACCCTTTTACCGCCGTTGTGAATGGCCTCGCCATTGCGGCAGAGGGTAACTGA
- the acuI gene encoding acrylyl-CoA reductase (NADPH), producing the protein MFRAIKLEKDGDATKAAIAEVDEADLPEGDVTVRVGYSTLNYKDGLAITGKGPVVRKWPMVPGVDFSGVVEQSDNPAFKVGDKVVLNGWGVGEGHWGGLADVARVKGDWLVPLQEPFTLRDAMIIGTAGYTAMLCVMALEDYGITPDKGDVLVTGAAGGVGSIAVAILSKLGYRVVAMTGRPEEAEFLTDLGAAEVIGRDGYSEQGRPLAKERWAAAVDVVGGHVLANVCASLKYRGAVAACGLAGGMALPATVAPFILRGVALLGVDSVMLPQADRIKAWKRMSTDLDPRLLDKLVDTVAFEDVIEAAGRLMNGTQRGRVLVPINTDLE; encoded by the coding sequence ATGTTTCGTGCAATCAAGCTCGAGAAAGACGGCGACGCGACCAAGGCAGCGATTGCCGAGGTGGACGAAGCCGACCTGCCGGAGGGCGATGTTACAGTGCGCGTCGGCTATTCGACGCTGAACTACAAGGACGGATTGGCGATCACGGGCAAGGGGCCGGTAGTGCGCAAATGGCCAATGGTGCCGGGAGTCGATTTTTCGGGCGTGGTGGAGCAGTCCGACAATCCCGCGTTCAAGGTCGGCGACAAGGTCGTGCTGAACGGATGGGGCGTGGGCGAGGGTCACTGGGGTGGTCTCGCGGACGTGGCGCGGGTCAAGGGCGACTGGCTGGTGCCGCTGCAGGAACCGTTCACCCTGCGCGATGCTATGATCATCGGCACGGCGGGCTATACGGCGATGCTCTGCGTCATGGCGCTGGAGGATTACGGGATCACACCGGACAAAGGCGACGTGCTGGTCACGGGCGCGGCGGGCGGCGTGGGCAGCATTGCGGTCGCGATCCTGTCAAAGCTCGGCTACCGCGTGGTGGCGATGACGGGCCGTCCCGAAGAGGCAGAGTTCCTGACGGACCTTGGCGCGGCAGAAGTGATCGGGCGTGACGGCTATTCCGAACAAGGGCGTCCGCTGGCGAAGGAACGCTGGGCGGCGGCTGTCGATGTGGTTGGCGGGCATGTGCTGGCGAACGTCTGCGCCTCGTTGAAATATCGCGGCGCTGTGGCGGCTTGCGGGCTGGCGGGCGGTATGGCGCTGCCTGCGACGGTCGCGCCGTTCATCCTGCGCGGTGTCGCTCTGCTCGGCGTGGATAGCGTAATGCTGCCGCAAGCGGACCGGATTAAGGCTTGGAAGCGGATGTCGACCGACCTAGACCCGCGTTTGCTGGACAAACTGGTGGATACGGTCGCGTTCGAGGATGTGATCGAGGCCGCAGGGCGGCTGATGAACGGCACGCAGAGGGGGCGCGTGCTGGTCCCGATCAACACCGATCTGGAATAA
- a CDS encoding esterase-like activity of phytase family protein, translating into MRFLPLLLALWASASHADARLSSEITLPMGIKGGLSAIEVQNSGNSAVVLSDRGVILTLDLVRENGVLKGVRNTGQADLHNPQGRVLQRPAYDSEGLSITPDGRLIVSFESAPRVWSYTDPAGPAAPYARNPAFADLQPNSGLEALATGPDGTIYTVPERSGRYDRPFRVYRYRNDWDVAFEIPRRGKFLVTGADIGPDGLFYLLERDFVGLGFKTRVRRFDMNGGAEETLIETTTGTHSNLEGISVWEDDQGRIRLTMVSDNNENLFIGTYITEYILD; encoded by the coding sequence ATGCGATTTTTGCCTTTGCTGCTGGCCCTTTGGGCCAGCGCTTCCCATGCCGACGCGCGCCTGTCGTCCGAGATCACCCTACCCATGGGGATCAAGGGCGGCCTGTCCGCAATCGAGGTTCAGAACAGCGGCAACTCCGCCGTCGTCCTGTCCGACCGCGGGGTGATCCTGACGCTTGATCTGGTGCGTGAAAACGGCGTCCTGAAGGGCGTCCGCAACACTGGGCAAGCCGATCTTCACAACCCGCAGGGACGTGTCTTGCAACGCCCTGCCTACGATTCCGAGGGGCTTTCCATCACTCCCGATGGCCGTCTGATCGTCAGTTTCGAATCCGCGCCACGCGTCTGGTCCTACACCGATCCCGCCGGTCCTGCCGCGCCCTATGCCCGTAATCCGGCCTTTGCGGACCTCCAGCCGAACTCCGGCCTCGAGGCTTTGGCGACCGGCCCTGACGGTACGATCTACACCGTTCCCGAACGTTCCGGCCGTTATGACCGCCCCTTCCGCGTCTACCGCTACCGCAATGATTGGGACGTAGCCTTTGAAATCCCGCGTCGCGGCAAGTTCCTCGTCACGGGTGCCGACATCGGCCCCGATGGCCTTTTTTATCTACTCGAACGCGATTTCGTCGGCCTCGGTTTCAAAACCAGAGTCCGCCGTTTCGACATGAATGGTGGGGCGGAGGAGACGTTGATCGAGACCACCACCGGAACGCATTCGAACCTTGAAGGGATCTCTGTCTGGGAGGACGATCAGGGGCGGATCAGGCTCACGATGGTGTCGGACAACAACGAAAATCTGTTCATCGGGACCTATATCACCGAATATATCCTCGATTGA
- the pncB gene encoding nicotinate phosphoribosyltransferase, with the protein MVDLATRVYNHKWKIDPIVRSLIDTDFYKLLMCQSVFRNKPDTTVTFSLINRAKHIRLAEMIDEGELREQLDHVRSLSLSRGESTWLRGNTFYGKRQMFRPDFMEWFENLRLPDYHLEKRDGQFELTFEGKWPEVMLWEIPALAILMELRSRAVLNTMGKFELQVLYARAMTKLWEKVESLREIPDLKLADFGTRRRHSYLWQDFCVQALEEGLGDKFTGTSNCSIAMKRDLEAIGTNAHELPMVYAALARTDEELRRAPYDVLADWHEEHEGNLRMILPDTYGTEGFLRNAPDWLAGWTGMRIDSGDPAAGAETAIKWWKDRGEDPTQKLVIFSDGLDTQKIHELAAQFRGRVKVSFGWGTMLTNDFIGLTPGNTLAPFSLVCKAVEADGHPTVKLSDNPNKAMGPSEEIARYKRVFGVGEQEALEVRV; encoded by the coding sequence ATGGTCGACCTCGCCACCCGCGTCTATAACCACAAGTGGAAAATCGACCCGATTGTCCGCTCTCTGATCGACACGGATTTCTACAAGCTGCTCATGTGCCAGTCGGTGTTCCGTAACAAGCCGGACACCACCGTCACCTTCAGCCTGATCAACCGCGCCAAGCATATCCGTCTGGCCGAGATGATCGACGAAGGCGAACTGCGCGAACAGCTCGACCATGTGCGCTCCCTCTCGCTCTCGCGTGGCGAGTCCACTTGGCTGCGCGGCAACACCTTCTACGGCAAGCGCCAGATGTTCCGTCCTGACTTTATGGAGTGGTTCGAGAACCTGCGCCTTCCCGATTACCACCTCGAAAAACGCGACGGCCAATTCGAGCTCACCTTCGAAGGCAAATGGCCCGAGGTCATGCTCTGGGAAATCCCCGCGCTCGCCATCCTGATGGAGCTCCGCTCCCGCGCCGTGCTCAACACCATGGGCAAGTTCGAACTGCAGGTGCTCTACGCCCGCGCCATGACGAAGCTGTGGGAAAAGGTCGAAAGCCTGCGCGAAATTCCCGACCTCAAGCTCGCGGACTTCGGCACCCGCCGCCGCCACTCCTATCTGTGGCAGGATTTCTGCGTGCAGGCGCTCGAAGAGGGCCTCGGCGACAAATTCACCGGCACCTCCAACTGCTCCATCGCGATGAAGCGCGACCTCGAAGCGATCGGCACCAACGCCCACGAGCTTCCCATGGTCTACGCCGCGCTGGCCCGGACCGACGAGGAACTCCGCCGCGCGCCCTACGACGTCCTCGCCGACTGGCACGAGGAGCACGAGGGCAACCTGCGCATGATCCTGCCCGACACCTACGGGACCGAGGGCTTTTTGCGTAACGCCCCCGACTGGCTCGCGGGCTGGACGGGGATGCGCATCGACAGCGGTGATCCCGCCGCCGGAGCCGAGACCGCGATCAAATGGTGGAAGGACCGCGGAGAGGACCCCACGCAGAAGCTGGTCATCTTCTCGGACGGTCTGGACACGCAGAAAATCCACGAACTCGCCGCGCAATTCCGCGGTCGGGTCAAGGTGTCCTTCGGCTGGGGGACGATGCTGACCAACGACTTCATCGGCCTCACCCCCGGCAACACGCTCGCCCCCTTCAGCCTCGTGTGCAAAGCCGTCGAGGCCGACGGCCACCCCACCGTCAAACTCAGCGACAACCCCAACAAAGCCATGGGCCCCTCAGAGGAAATCGCCCGCTACAAACGCGTGTTCGGGGTGGGAGAGCAGGAGGCGCTTGAAGTTCGCGTCTAG